A single region of the Deefgea piscis genome encodes:
- a CDS encoding HDOD domain-containing protein gives MANVKSVSNAWLQFWDRRAIPILQESRNQLMGMIRRADLIRPGEVAEIVARDPLLTAQVLRMMNQRQKSSMSADVVAIESAILLIGVTPFLDRFARAQTVESVMLPAHQAEYGQLLKRVFEARLARRLATVFANKRFDAKLGEIQAAAVLANLCESLAIISPRLDEQAPAASLDLLSLLEQWQMPTAILDLIRVDAEPATRSVLQHAVVPLSRQLERGWWQDEIQQRLLTIAGVLNFPVEQVWQLLTEQLLAFARKEGKSTQLYTPARYLVMLPGAWPAPASTASAANQAAAIPPKDILAERMQALHLAGVQGVPTNQVMALAVRALAEGLGMQRIAFTLLMAAENALRARYVQGVAPTDPLHALRISLEKQHIFTKLLQKPQSFWLNADNYTQFAPHLPPELVAQIGAKSFCAMSIFVGAQPVGLIYADSGLDGAVNEFHYTHFKQICILASKALAHNARRSSV, from the coding sequence ATGGCGAATGTAAAATCAGTAAGTAATGCATGGCTCCAATTTTGGGATCGCCGTGCTATTCCTATCTTGCAAGAGTCTCGCAATCAATTGATGGGGATGATTCGCCGCGCTGACTTAATTCGGCCCGGTGAAGTGGCCGAAATTGTTGCACGAGATCCATTGTTGACCGCGCAAGTACTCCGAATGATGAATCAGCGGCAAAAAAGCAGCATGTCGGCAGATGTGGTGGCGATTGAGTCGGCAATTTTGTTGATCGGTGTAACGCCATTTCTGGATCGTTTTGCCCGCGCACAAACCGTTGAGAGTGTCATGCTGCCGGCTCATCAGGCGGAATATGGGCAATTGCTCAAACGTGTTTTTGAGGCGCGCTTGGCACGGCGCTTAGCCACTGTTTTTGCCAATAAACGCTTTGATGCCAAATTAGGTGAAATCCAAGCGGCGGCGGTGTTGGCTAATTTATGTGAGTCATTGGCCATTATTAGTCCCCGTTTGGACGAGCAAGCACCTGCAGCTTCTTTGGATTTGCTCAGCTTACTGGAACAATGGCAAATGCCCACCGCTATTTTGGATCTAATTCGGGTTGATGCTGAACCCGCCACCCGCAGTGTGCTACAGCATGCAGTGGTGCCTTTGTCGCGGCAACTGGAACGAGGCTGGTGGCAAGACGAAATTCAACAGCGTTTATTAACTATTGCCGGTGTGTTGAACTTCCCAGTCGAACAAGTTTGGCAATTGCTGACTGAGCAGTTACTCGCTTTTGCACGAAAAGAAGGCAAAAGCACTCAACTGTATACGCCGGCACGCTATTTGGTGATGTTGCCCGGCGCTTGGCCGGCCCCTGCTAGCACCGCATCTGCAGCCAATCAGGCTGCTGCAATCCCACCGAAGGATATTTTGGCTGAACGAATGCAAGCTTTGCATTTGGCGGGTGTGCAAGGCGTGCCGACCAATCAGGTTATGGCATTGGCCGTTCGTGCATTGGCCGAAGGCCTTGGTATGCAGCGTATTGCATTTACTTTATTGATGGCGGCGGAAAATGCTTTGCGTGCTCGGTATGTGCAAGGCGTTGCGCCAACTGACCCATTACATGCATTACGAATTTCTTTAGAGAAACAGCATATCTTTACCAAGTTATTGCAAAAACCACAGAGTTTTTGGCTTAATGCCGATAACTACACGCAATTTGCGCCGCATTTGCCGCCCGAATTGGTCGCGCAAATTGGCGCAAAAAGCTTCTGTGCGATGTCCATTTTTGTGGGGGCGCAGCCTGTAGGTTTAATTTATGCCGATTCAGGTCTAGATGGCGCAGTGAACGAATTTCACTACACGCATTTTAAACAAATATGTATTTTGGCGAGCAAGGCCTTGGCCCATAACGCTCGCCGCTCTTCAGTGTGA
- a CDS encoding class I SAM-dependent methyltransferase: MSVTNWPQSAIFLLITSASLLLLFPISHFFSPLLATMIIPLAAFLAAYLLHDRFWWKWMHLCFLPLLLLFSQFNIQAYWYLLALLVCWFVFGRVMISRVPLYLSNRSALEQLAGIVPEQAHFLDVGAGTGTVLHYLAQHRDDLSLSGVEYAKGPWLVGKVRLPATVAWLNADYQSIDLGSFECVYAFLSSAAMPDLWQQAVAQMRPGTLFISNTFVVPDAPADQVIELNDWKDGKLFLWRM, translated from the coding sequence AAGCGCCATTTTTTTGTTGATCACTTCGGCGTCTTTGCTGCTTCTTTTTCCCATTAGCCATTTTTTTAGCCCTTTGTTGGCGACGATGATCATTCCATTGGCGGCGTTTTTAGCCGCTTATTTATTGCATGATCGGTTCTGGTGGAAATGGATGCATTTATGCTTTTTGCCATTACTGCTGCTGTTTTCCCAGTTCAATATTCAAGCGTATTGGTATTTATTGGCCTTGCTGGTGTGTTGGTTTGTTTTTGGCCGCGTGATGATCTCGCGAGTGCCGTTATATTTAAGCAATCGTTCTGCATTAGAGCAGCTAGCAGGTATAGTGCCAGAGCAAGCGCATTTCTTAGATGTTGGTGCTGGTACCGGCACTGTTTTGCACTACTTAGCACAGCACCGTGATGACTTAAGCTTAAGTGGTGTGGAATATGCCAAAGGGCCATGGCTAGTCGGGAAAGTTCGTTTGCCTGCCACTGTCGCATGGTTAAATGCCGATTACCAAAGCATTGATTTAGGTTCTTTTGAATGCGTGTATGCTTTTTTGTCCTCCGCGGCAATGCCTGATTTGTGGCAGCAAGCGGTCGCACAAATGCGTCCTGGTACATTGTTTATTAGTAATACTTTTGTGGTTCCAGATGCTCCTGCGGATCAAGTGATCGAATTAAATGATTGGAAAGACGGTAAGCTTTTCCTATGGCGAATGTAA